Proteins encoded by one window of Flavobacterium sp. N502540:
- the pyk gene encoding pyruvate kinase — protein MLKTNKKTKIVATLGPACSTREIIKDMIEAGVNVFRINFSHADYEGVKDKINIIRGLNEEFGYTTAILGDLQGPKLRVGIMEEGTVVNDGDVITFTTAEDIIGNAQKVFMKYQNFPNDVNPGERILLDDGKLIFEILTTDKKTEVTAKVIQGGELKSKKGVNLPNTKISLPALTEKDIADAIFAIEQKVDWIALSFVKTPRDLQDLQELIAKHSEHKIPIVAKIEMPEALENMDKIVAYCDALMVARGDLGVELPAHEVPLVQKDLIRRAKTARIPVIVATQMMETMITSLTPTRAEVNDVANSVMDGADAVMLSGETATGNYPVQVIQKMTQICEAVEDSPLIQVPQNTPQIKTKRFVTKTVCHQAALLANEIKAKAICTLTNSGYTAFQISAWRPSAHILVFTSNRRILTQLNLLWGVRSYFYDKDESTDDTVTDVNEIAREKGYVVKGDYLINLAAMPIKEKGMVNTMRVSEIE, from the coding sequence ATGCTAAAAACAAACAAAAAAACCAAAATTGTTGCTACACTTGGGCCTGCATGTAGTACGAGGGAGATTATCAAGGATATGATCGAGGCAGGGGTTAATGTGTTTAGAATCAATTTTTCGCATGCTGATTACGAAGGAGTAAAAGATAAAATCAATATTATTAGAGGTCTTAATGAAGAGTTTGGTTACACTACTGCAATCTTAGGTGATTTACAGGGGCCAAAACTTAGAGTTGGAATAATGGAAGAAGGAACAGTAGTAAATGATGGTGATGTTATTACTTTTACAACTGCTGAAGATATCATAGGAAACGCTCAGAAAGTGTTCATGAAATATCAAAATTTCCCAAATGATGTTAATCCGGGAGAACGTATTTTATTGGATGACGGTAAATTAATCTTCGAAATTCTTACCACAGACAAAAAAACAGAAGTTACCGCTAAAGTAATTCAGGGAGGAGAATTAAAATCTAAAAAAGGAGTTAATCTTCCAAACACTAAAATTTCTTTACCGGCTTTAACAGAAAAAGATATTGCTGATGCGATTTTCGCGATCGAACAAAAAGTAGACTGGATTGCGCTTTCGTTTGTAAAAACACCTCGTGATTTACAAGATCTTCAAGAATTAATCGCAAAACATTCAGAACATAAAATTCCAATTGTAGCTAAAATTGAAATGCCGGAAGCTCTTGAGAACATGGATAAAATTGTAGCGTATTGTGATGCCTTAATGGTAGCTCGTGGAGATTTAGGGGTTGAACTTCCTGCTCACGAAGTACCATTAGTACAAAAAGATCTGATCCGCAGAGCAAAAACGGCAAGAATTCCGGTTATCGTTGCAACACAAATGATGGAAACAATGATTACCAGTTTAACGCCTACAAGAGCTGAAGTTAACGACGTTGCTAACTCGGTAATGGATGGAGCTGATGCAGTAATGTTGTCAGGTGAAACGGCTACAGGAAACTATCCGGTACAGGTTATTCAAAAAATGACGCAAATTTGCGAGGCAGTTGAAGACTCTCCGCTTATTCAGGTTCCGCAAAACACACCACAAATTAAAACAAAACGTTTTGTTACTAAAACAGTTTGTCATCAGGCAGCTTTATTGGCTAATGAAATCAAAGCAAAAGCAATTTGTACTTTGACAAACAGCGGTTATACTGCTTTCCAGATTTCAGCCTGGAGACCATCAGCACATATTTTAGTATTTACTTCAAACAGAAGAATCCTGACGCAATTGAATTTGTTATGGGGAGTAAGATCTTACTTCTATGACAAAGACGAAAGCACGGACGATACTGTAACTGACGTTAACGAAATCGCAAGAGAAAAAGGATATGTTGTAAAAGGAGATTATTTAATCAATCTTGCAGCAATGCCAATTAAAGAAAAAGGAATGGTAAACACCATGAGGGTTTCTGAAATAGAATAG
- a CDS encoding IPExxxVDY family protein, with protein sequence MAIHRLDLDEFDEIDYYLMAIHTSLEDYRLAYFINKNLPINLSKSKNEIHAQTKEGEANFSRFYYYDSEKAVSWNLIQNKNEIISVSKNDSQDLFSNETSEVSTTIHLLPEFKKVDFFLKIDNSEEALDFSEIQQQLNKIESIAAIYAVDTDKIKSKNNLIF encoded by the coding sequence ATGGCTATTCATAGATTGGATTTAGACGAATTTGACGAAATTGATTATTATTTAATGGCAATTCACACTTCATTAGAAGATTACAGATTGGCCTATTTTATCAATAAAAACCTTCCGATAAACTTAAGTAAGAGCAAAAACGAGATCCATGCTCAGACTAAAGAAGGCGAGGCAAATTTTTCGAGATTTTATTATTATGACTCCGAAAAAGCAGTTTCATGGAATCTGATTCAGAATAAAAATGAGATCATTTCAGTGAGTAAAAATGATTCTCAAGATTTGTTTTCCAATGAAACAAGTGAGGTTTCAACAACAATTCATTTACTTCCTGAATTCAAAAAAGTAGATTTTTTCCTGAAAATAGACAATAGCGAAGAAGCTCTTGACTTTTCAGAAATTCAACAGCAATTAAACAAAATAGAAAGTATTGCAGCAATTTATGCTGTAGATACTGACAAGATAAAATCAAAAAACAATCTAATTTTTTAA
- the rnc gene encoding ribonuclease III has product MNIIKKIFSKSRSQEDGIFFDTIQKILGFQPVSIDFYKKAFTHRSSNKLDESGHPINYERLEFLGDAMLSAVIAAHLFNKAPKGDEGYLTKMRSKIVSREHLNELGKDLNLVRFVESKVPIQHFGENIHGNIFESLIGAIYLDKGYSFCEKFIQKRVITPYVDIARLEGKVISYKSLVIEWCQKEKRIFHYDIFEDNGIDGQRLFGVKLSIDDKVIARARATSKKKAEEKASQRAYFAFQEKIDKK; this is encoded by the coding sequence ATGAATATTATCAAAAAAATATTTTCTAAATCCCGTTCTCAAGAAGACGGGATTTTTTTTGACACTATTCAGAAAATACTTGGATTTCAGCCTGTTTCTATCGATTTTTATAAGAAAGCATTTACACATCGCTCTTCCAATAAATTAGACGAGTCAGGGCATCCGATTAATTACGAACGTTTGGAGTTTTTAGGAGACGCAATGTTAAGTGCCGTTATCGCAGCACATTTGTTTAATAAAGCGCCCAAAGGCGACGAAGGTTACCTTACCAAAATGCGTTCGAAAATTGTGAGCCGCGAACATTTGAATGAATTGGGCAAAGATCTCAATCTCGTTCGATTTGTAGAAAGCAAAGTTCCTATTCAGCATTTTGGCGAAAATATTCATGGTAATATTTTTGAATCTCTTATTGGAGCAATTTATCTGGATAAAGGATATTCGTTTTGCGAAAAATTTATTCAAAAAAGAGTGATCACTCCTTATGTCGATATAGCACGACTTGAAGGAAAAGTAATTAGCTATAAAAGTTTGGTTATCGAATGGTGTCAGAAAGAAAAAAGAATCTTTCATTACGACATTTTTGAAGATAACGGTATTGATGGCCAACGTTTGTTTGGCGTAAAATTAAGCATAGACGATAAAGTCATTGCAAGAGCAAGAGCAACCTCAAAAAAGAAAGCAGAAGAAAAAGCCTCACAAAGGGCATATTTTGCATTTCAGGAAAAAATAGACAAGAAATAG
- the fabF gene encoding beta-ketoacyl-ACP synthase II → MALRRVVVTGLGALTPIGNNIQEYWNALVNGVSGAAPITYYDTEKHKTKFACEVKNFNIEDFMDRKESRRLDKFAQYAVAASDEAIKDAGLTNDNIDKTRVGVIWGAGIGGLETFQEEVIYYAKGDGTPKFNPFFIPKMIADIAPAHISMRNGYMGPNYTTVSACASSANALIDAFNYIRLGMCDVIVSGGSEAAITIAGMGGFNSMHALSTRNESPETASRPFDGTRDGFVLGEGAGALVLEDYEHAKARGAKIYCEIGGGGMSSDAYHLTAPHPEGIGVIAVMKNTLRDAGMNPEDVDHINTHGTSTPLGDVAELKAISAVFGDHAKTININSTKSMTGHLLGAAGAIEAIASILAMQHGIVPPTINHTVVDENIDPSLNLTLNKPQKREVNVAMSNTFGFGGHNACVLFKKLVD, encoded by the coding sequence ATGGCATTAAGGCGAGTTGTTGTAACAGGATTAGGTGCACTTACTCCTATCGGGAATAATATCCAGGAATATTGGAATGCACTTGTGAATGGAGTTAGCGGAGCCGCTCCTATCACATATTATGATACAGAGAAGCATAAAACGAAATTTGCCTGTGAAGTAAAAAACTTCAATATTGAAGATTTTATGGATCGTAAAGAATCTCGTAGATTAGATAAATTCGCTCAATATGCAGTTGCTGCCAGCGATGAAGCTATTAAAGATGCCGGACTTACTAATGATAATATAGACAAAACAAGAGTTGGTGTTATCTGGGGAGCAGGAATTGGAGGTCTGGAAACTTTCCAGGAAGAAGTAATTTATTATGCTAAAGGAGACGGAACACCAAAATTCAATCCGTTTTTTATTCCTAAAATGATTGCCGATATAGCACCTGCACACATTTCGATGCGTAACGGTTATATGGGACCAAATTATACTACTGTTTCTGCATGTGCCTCTTCTGCAAATGCTTTAATTGATGCTTTCAACTACATTCGTTTAGGAATGTGTGATGTTATTGTATCCGGTGGTTCAGAAGCTGCCATTACCATTGCAGGTATGGGAGGTTTTAACTCTATGCACGCTTTATCAACAAGAAACGAAAGCCCTGAAACAGCTTCAAGACCTTTTGACGGAACCAGAGACGGTTTTGTATTAGGAGAAGGAGCCGGAGCATTAGTTCTTGAAGATTACGAACATGCAAAAGCAAGAGGAGCAAAAATTTACTGTGAAATTGGCGGTGGAGGTATGTCATCTGATGCTTACCACTTAACAGCACCACATCCGGAAGGAATTGGGGTTATTGCAGTAATGAAAAATACTTTAAGAGATGCCGGAATGAATCCTGAAGATGTTGATCACATCAACACACACGGAACTTCTACTCCTCTTGGAGACGTTGCGGAATTAAAAGCAATTAGTGCAGTCTTTGGAGATCATGCAAAAACAATCAACATTAACTCTACAAAATCAATGACAGGTCACTTACTGGGTGCTGCCGGAGCTATTGAAGCGATCGCTTCTATTCTGGCTATGCAACACGGAATTGTACCTCCAACGATTAATCATACTGTAGTAGATGAGAACATTGATCCTTCATTGAATCTTACCTTAAACAAACCTCAAAAAAGAGAGGTAAATGTTGCTATGAGTAACACTTTTGGTTTTGGTGGACACAATGCTTGCGTATTGTTTAAAAAATTAGTGGACTAA
- a CDS encoding acyl carrier protein, whose translation MSDIASRVKAIIVDKLGVDENEVVTEASFTNDLGADSLDTVELIMEFEKEFDIQIPDDQAENIATVGQAISYIEEAKK comes from the coding sequence ATGTCAGACATTGCATCAAGAGTAAAAGCGATTATCGTAGACAAATTAGGTGTTGACGAAAACGAAGTTGTAACAGAAGCAAGCTTCACTAATGATTTAGGAGCTGACTCATTAGACACTGTTGAGCTTATTATGGAATTCGAAAAAGAATTTGATATTCAAATTCCAGACGATCAAGCAGAAAACATTGCTACTGTTGGTCAAGCTATTTCTTATATCGAAGAAGCTAAAAAATAA
- the purN gene encoding phosphoribosylglycinamide formyltransferase, with product MKKIIVFASGSGTNAENIIKYFARTKIAKVVSVFTNNASAKVIERAKNHQIPVEIFSKNELLERNVLQKIQEIGPDLIVLAGFLLKFPENIIEQYPDQIINIHPALLPNYGGKGMYGMHIHRAVVDNKEKETGISIHFVNENYDEGGIIFQKSVALTEEDTPETVAEKIHELEQKYFPEIISRLLED from the coding sequence ATGAAAAAAATTATTGTTTTTGCCTCAGGATCAGGAACTAATGCTGAAAACATTATAAAGTATTTTGCGAGAACGAAAATTGCAAAGGTCGTTTCGGTTTTTACAAATAACGCTTCGGCAAAAGTTATAGAAAGAGCAAAAAATCATCAAATTCCAGTCGAAATCTTCTCTAAAAACGAACTTTTAGAGCGAAATGTATTACAAAAAATACAAGAAATAGGCCCGGATCTGATAGTTCTTGCAGGTTTCTTGTTGAAATTTCCAGAGAACATAATAGAACAATATCCAGATCAAATAATAAACATACATCCCGCACTTTTACCTAACTACGGAGGCAAAGGAATGTATGGAATGCACATACACAGGGCTGTAGTGGATAATAAAGAAAAAGAAACCGGAATCTCTATTCATTTTGTAAATGAAAATTATGACGAAGGCGGCATCATTTTTCAGAAAAGTGTGGCCTTAACCGAAGAAGATACCCCGGAAACTGTGGCTGAAAAGATTCATGAGCTCGAACAAAAGTACTTTCCGGAAATTATTTCGAGATTATTAGAGGATTAG
- the rnhA gene encoding ribonuclease HI, with translation MSHEVHIYTDGAAKGNPGNGGYGVVMELVGTPHKKEFYEGFRLTTNNRMELLAVIVGLEKLKKPNMKVLVVSDSKYVIDSVVKKWVFGWEKKNYVGKKNPDLWKRFLIIYRKHQVDFKWIKGHNNHPQNERCDELAVMASMQKKLSVDVYYETIGSKS, from the coding sequence ATGAGTCACGAAGTACATATATATACAGATGGTGCTGCAAAAGGAAATCCCGGAAACGGGGGGTATGGAGTGGTGATGGAATTGGTTGGAACTCCACATAAGAAAGAATTCTATGAAGGGTTTCGCCTTACTACTAATAATCGAATGGAACTTTTGGCTGTAATTGTGGGGCTTGAAAAGCTAAAAAAGCCCAATATGAAGGTTCTGGTAGTTTCAGATTCTAAATATGTTATCGATTCTGTGGTAAAGAAATGGGTCTTTGGTTGGGAGAAAAAAAACTATGTCGGTAAGAAAAACCCGGATTTATGGAAACGCTTCCTGATTATTTACCGCAAACATCAGGTCGATTTTAAATGGATTAAAGGACATAACAATCATCCGCAGAATGAACGCTGTGATGAGTTGGCTGTTATGGCATCGATGCAGAAAAAACTTTCTGTAGACGTTTACTATGAAACCATAGGTTCAAAATCATAA